A portion of the Haliaeetus albicilla chromosome 5, bHalAlb1.1, whole genome shotgun sequence genome contains these proteins:
- the ARF6 gene encoding ADP-ribosylation factor 6, producing the protein MGKVLSKIFGNKEMRILMLGLDAAGKTTILYKLKLGQSVTTIPTVGFNVETVTYKNVKFNVWDVGGQDKIRPLWRHYYTGTQGLIFVVDCADRDRIDEARQELHRIINDREMRDAIILIFANKQDLPDAMKPHEIQEKLGLTRIRDRNWYVQPSCATTGDGLYEGLTWLTSNYKS; encoded by the coding sequence ATGGGCAAGGTGCTGTCCAAGATCTTCGGCAACAAGGAGATGCGGATCCTGATGCTGGGTCTGGACGCGGCTGGTAAAACCACCATCCTGTACAAACTGAAGCTGGGCCAGTCCGTCACCACCATCCCCACCGTGGGCTTCAACGTGGAGACGGTTACTTACAAAAACGTCAAGTTCAACGTGTGGGATGTCGGGGGCCAGGACAAGATCCGTCCCCTCTGGAGGCACTACTACACAGGCACGCAAGGGTTGATCTTTGTGGTGGACTGCGCCGATCGCGACCGCATCGACGAGGCCCGCCAGGAGCTCCACCGCATTATCAACGACAGGGAGATGCGGGACGCCATCATCCTCATCTTCGCCaacaagcaggacctgcctgaTGCCATGAAACCCCATGAAATCCAGGAGAAACTGGGCCTGACCCGAATCAGGGATAGGAATTGGTACGTGCAGCCCTCCTGTGCTACTACAGGGGATGGACTCTATGAAGGGCTGACATGGTTAACATCCAATTATAAATCCTAA